From the genome of Ammoniphilus sp. CFH 90114, one region includes:
- a CDS encoding TRAP transporter permease: MSKINSGSDAPIQENEMQELLSKYDKESSYRVLVGKLGWLISILAIGFSLYQIYASIFPPPPAQMHRSIHLAFALGLTFLLFPATKKADRTKISLIDAGLSILSMAVSLYWVFNFEQLIQRIGNFNQVDLIVGGIAILLVMEAARRVVGIPIVIIAGVFMLYALYGKDMPGFLHHRGVSVERLISHQFYTLEGIFGTPLSVSATFIFLFLLFGAFLEKTGVGAYFNDLALAVAGKRIGGPAKVAVFSSALQGTISGSSVANVVTSGAFTIPMMKKLGYRKEFAGAVEAASSTGGQIMPPVMGAAAFLMAEFTGIPYWEIALAAAIPAVLYFTGIWVMVHLEAKRIGLRGLTDEELPDKKEVWKKSYLLLPIVAIIAFLMTGVSPIRAALYGIVVAILVGSFRKETRMSFRDILQALETGARSALGVAAATACAGIIVGVVTLTGVGLKFANGLLAFSGGLILLTLFLTMISSLLLGMGTPTTANYIITSTIAAPAIIALGKPVLAAHMFTFYFGIVADITPPVALAAFAASGIAKGKPMKTGVLSTKLAIAAFIIPYVFVMSPELLLIDATWSETAWVVTTSLIGMIGVSAGLIGYGYKPMSWWVRIMSVAAGLMLIVPGLITDTIGIGTLAVIFGSQWLSQRRKNADTTLDAA; encoded by the coding sequence ATGTCAAAGATCAACTCAGGATCTGATGCTCCTATTCAGGAGAATGAGATGCAGGAATTGTTGTCCAAGTACGATAAGGAGTCTTCTTATCGTGTGCTAGTAGGGAAGCTGGGTTGGTTGATTTCGATCTTGGCCATCGGTTTTTCTTTATACCAGATATACGCATCTATTTTTCCGCCGCCTCCAGCGCAGATGCACCGTTCAATCCATTTGGCGTTTGCTTTAGGTCTGACTTTTCTATTGTTTCCCGCAACTAAAAAGGCAGATCGAACGAAAATATCTCTGATCGACGCCGGGTTGTCCATACTGTCAATGGCAGTGAGTCTTTATTGGGTCTTTAATTTTGAACAGCTCATTCAAAGAATCGGAAATTTTAATCAAGTGGATTTAATCGTGGGAGGAATAGCCATTCTTCTAGTAATGGAAGCAGCACGCCGAGTGGTTGGTATTCCTATTGTTATTATTGCCGGTGTATTTATGCTATACGCGTTATATGGGAAGGATATGCCCGGATTTCTGCATCATAGAGGGGTTTCAGTTGAGCGTTTGATTAGTCATCAATTTTATACACTAGAAGGGATTTTCGGTACGCCTCTAAGCGTATCTGCTACCTTTATCTTTTTGTTTCTACTATTTGGAGCATTTCTTGAAAAAACAGGTGTGGGTGCGTATTTTAATGATTTAGCTCTAGCGGTTGCCGGAAAGCGAATTGGCGGACCTGCGAAAGTTGCTGTGTTTTCTAGTGCCCTTCAAGGGACAATCAGTGGAAGTTCCGTTGCAAATGTTGTGACTTCAGGCGCTTTTACTATCCCTATGATGAAGAAGCTGGGGTATCGGAAGGAATTCGCTGGAGCAGTTGAAGCAGCTTCCTCAACTGGAGGACAAATTATGCCACCTGTGATGGGGGCGGCCGCGTTTCTTATGGCGGAGTTTACGGGTATTCCCTATTGGGAAATAGCTTTAGCGGCAGCTATCCCTGCAGTCCTTTACTTTACCGGGATATGGGTGATGGTGCACTTAGAGGCAAAGCGTATTGGCTTGCGCGGACTTACAGATGAAGAGTTGCCAGATAAGAAAGAGGTATGGAAAAAGTCGTATCTTCTGCTTCCTATTGTAGCGATTATTGCCTTCTTGATGACCGGAGTATCGCCTATTAGAGCAGCTTTATACGGGATAGTAGTTGCTATTTTAGTAGGTTCTTTCCGTAAGGAGACCCGAATGTCTTTTCGAGATATTTTACAAGCTCTGGAAACCGGGGCACGTTCCGCTCTAGGGGTTGCTGCTGCTACAGCCTGTGCTGGAATTATTGTCGGTGTGGTAACCTTAACTGGCGTGGGGCTGAAATTTGCTAATGGATTATTGGCCTTTTCAGGTGGCCTCATTCTCTTGACATTGTTCCTTACTATGATCTCTTCTCTACTCTTAGGGATGGGAACACCCACTACAGCCAACTATATTATTACCTCTACAATTGCCGCACCAGCTATTATTGCTTTAGGTAAGCCTGTTCTAGCAGCGCATATGTTTACGTTTTACTTTGGTATCGTGGCCGATATTACACCGCCGGTAGCCCTCGCTGCCTTTGCCGCTTCGGGGATAGCAAAAGGGAAACCGATGAAGACCGGTGTTCTATCTACGAAGTTAGCTATTGCCGCCTTCATCATCCCTTATGTCTTTGTTATGTCGCCAGAGTTACTTCTGATTGACGCCACATGGTCAGAAACAGCATGGGTAGTTACGACCTCTTTAATTGGAATGATCGGTGTAAGTGCAGGATTAATTGGATACGGATACAAGCCTATGAGTTGGTGGGTAAGAATTATGTCGGTTGCGGCCGGATTAATGCTTATCGTTCCGGGCCTGATCACCGATACAATCGGTATTGGTACACTAGCTGTCATCTTTGGCTCGCAATGGCTAAGCCAAAGAAGAAAAAATGCCGATACTACTTTGGATGCGGCATAG
- a CDS encoding ATP-binding protein, with translation MELDRQVRIVFLIAFLTTLAGELSITPFNGQDFRFALGTSVFLFLLLLFPYVSWTISGLITALFILVFRVGLDAASFPFHGFSLTESLANHVPSSFFYFFFAVGLRILRRDDPEFIPFRLGLYISLVDFSSNIVELLIRHLLSEGVEFSPRLVAYLMIVALFRSYFILGLYNSLSIHRLRTQHIEQQKRIEQMLQVGTGLYGETLYLQKSMDHIEQITARSYDLYRRLKEMNHPELSRQALDISQQIHEVKKDSQRILAGLMNLVDRESTMEMKLSEVMDFVARANGKYAEMLHKKVRIHCLVEMDYTTTEYVPLLTLLNNLTANAVEAISEEGTITLELHGNSAETIFRVIDTGSGIHPGDMSILFEGGFTTKFNERGVAATGIGLSHVRDIVQSLNGYTRVQSRPGETIFTIVLSTYELVKKGE, from the coding sequence ATGGAATTGGACAGACAAGTCCGGATTGTTTTTCTGATTGCTTTCCTAACCACATTAGCTGGAGAATTGAGCATTACCCCTTTTAACGGGCAGGACTTCAGGTTTGCCCTAGGAACCAGTGTATTTTTATTTCTGCTTTTGCTATTTCCTTATGTTTCGTGGACAATCAGCGGATTGATTACAGCGCTTTTCATCCTGGTATTTAGGGTAGGACTTGATGCTGCTTCCTTTCCATTCCACGGATTTTCATTGACTGAGAGTTTGGCAAATCATGTGCCTTCGAGCTTTTTTTATTTCTTCTTCGCCGTAGGCCTGCGAATCCTTCGGAGAGATGACCCTGAATTTATTCCCTTTCGGTTAGGGCTGTATATTTCTTTAGTTGATTTTTCTTCAAATATTGTAGAATTACTTATAAGGCATTTATTGTCTGAAGGAGTTGAATTCAGCCCCCGGTTAGTGGCCTATTTGATGATCGTTGCTCTTTTCCGCAGTTATTTTATTCTAGGTTTATATAATAGCTTATCCATCCATCGGTTGCGTACCCAGCACATAGAACAGCAAAAGCGTATCGAACAAATGCTTCAGGTTGGTACGGGATTATACGGAGAGACTCTTTATCTGCAAAAGTCGATGGATCATATTGAACAAATCACGGCCAGAAGTTATGATTTATATCGTCGTTTGAAGGAGATGAACCATCCTGAATTAAGCAGACAGGCTCTAGATATTTCTCAGCAGATTCATGAGGTCAAGAAGGATTCCCAACGAATCCTGGCGGGATTAATGAATTTAGTAGACCGCGAAAGTACGATGGAAATGAAACTTTCAGAAGTAATGGATTTTGTGGCAAGGGCAAATGGAAAATACGCAGAGATGCTGCACAAGAAGGTCCGAATTCATTGCCTAGTAGAAATGGATTATACAACGACAGAGTATGTTCCCTTGCTTACCCTTCTGAATAATTTAACGGCAAATGCCGTTGAAGCGATATCGGAAGAAGGGACAATTACACTAGAGTTGCACGGGAATTCTGCCGAAACCATCTTCCGGGTCATAGACACCGGGTCAGGCATACACCCTGGGGACATGTCTATTTTATTCGAGGGTGGTTTTACTACGAAGTTCAATGAAAGAGGAGTCGCTGCAACTGGAATTGGGTTGTCACATGTGCGCGACATTGTGCAATCCTTAAATGGGTATACTCGTGTTCAGTCAAGGCCAGGGGAGACCATCTTTACGATCGTGCTATCCACTTATGAATTAGTGAAAAAAGGAGAGTAG
- a CDS encoding C40 family peptidase, translating to MKRPLALLVAAMTITSSSIVLSFAGQASAQTFQTQATTGQKIIQAGMKYIGTPYEFGSDRTSKRTFDCSDFTRRAYLDVGIRIPSNSRTQAEHVRNLGKTSTKWQNLKPGDLMFFMSYRGVNASSYAGLNKFNQRITHVAIYLGNGKILHTYSNQSGGVRIDSISGRHWEHRFIFGGSATQ from the coding sequence ATGAAGAGACCACTTGCTTTACTAGTGGCGGCGATGACGATCACAAGCTCTAGCATCGTATTGTCTTTCGCTGGACAAGCTAGCGCACAAACCTTCCAAACTCAAGCCACAACGGGGCAAAAGATTATACAAGCAGGAATGAAATATATAGGTACACCTTATGAGTTTGGTTCTGACCGCACAAGCAAGAGAACCTTCGATTGCTCCGACTTCACCCGACGCGCCTACTTAGATGTGGGGATTCGAATTCCTAGTAATTCAAGAACCCAAGCTGAACATGTAAGGAATTTAGGTAAAACATCTACCAAGTGGCAAAATCTAAAGCCAGGAGACCTCATGTTCTTTATGTCTTATAGAGGAGTCAATGCTTCTTCCTATGCCGGTTTAAACAAGTTTAATCAAAGAATTACTCATGTTGCTATCTATCTAGGCAACGGTAAGATCTTACACACCTATTCAAACCAATCAGGTGGAGTGAGAATTGATAGTATCTCCGGAAGGCATTGGGAGCATCGCTTTATCTTTGGTGGAAGCGCCACTCAATAG
- a CDS encoding FMN-dependent NADH-azoreductase, translated as MAKVLYITANPKADEQSYSLSVGRAFLDAYRTAKPNDEIIELDLYQVDIPYIDTDVFNGWGKLQQGTAFEQLSAEEKAKVAKINEFTEQFISVDKYVFVTPLWNFSIPPKMKAYIDTICIAGKTFRYTENGPVGLLSDKKAVHIQARGGVYSEGPAKDVEFGDRYMRAIFGFIGITDAESIIVEGMAQMPNEAGAIKERAIAHAKEVASRFAAETVRV; from the coding sequence ATGGCTAAAGTACTATATATTACAGCAAATCCGAAAGCAGACGAACAATCCTACAGTCTTTCTGTCGGTAGAGCTTTTCTTGATGCTTACCGTACTGCAAAGCCCAACGATGAAATTATAGAACTTGATCTTTATCAGGTGGATATTCCATATATTGATACGGATGTATTTAATGGTTGGGGAAAGCTTCAGCAAGGAACAGCCTTTGAACAGCTGTCCGCAGAGGAAAAGGCGAAAGTCGCTAAGATTAATGAATTTACAGAGCAATTCATATCGGTAGATAAATATGTTTTTGTTACCCCATTATGGAATTTCAGTATTCCTCCTAAGATGAAAGCTTATATCGATACCATTTGTATCGCTGGGAAAACCTTTAGGTATACAGAGAATGGTCCTGTTGGGCTATTATCGGATAAGAAGGCTGTCCATATTCAAGCTCGTGGTGGGGTGTATTCTGAAGGTCCTGCCAAGGATGTTGAGTTTGGGGATCGTTATATGAGAGCGATATTTGGCTTTATTGGGATTACCGATGCGGAATCCATCATCGTGGAAGGGATGGCTCAAATGCCTAATGAAGCAGGAGCGATTAAAGAAAGGGCTATAGCCCATGCAAAAGAAGTGGCATCTAGATTTGCTGCGGAAACAGTGAGGGTGTAG
- the hypF gene encoding carbamoyltransferase HypF, with protein sequence MDQLARGSTSTVHEKERRRVEVSGIVQGVGFRPFVFRLAHAYHLKGYVRNDTGAVTIEVEGWTHQLDQFMQSLQYETKEPARIDTLSHVTLAPVGYQQFSICESKQGGLAFPPFPADLAVCQSCLSEILNPQHRLFHYPFTSCTHCGPRYSIIHHLPYDRKDTTMHAFKLCPSCERDYTDPNERRFHAQTLCCPDCGPLVQVRIYEHTPIEGDWIRIAQQSLLRGEIMAVKGIGGFHLLCDATQPEAIKKLRVRKHRVRKPFALMVRNLATLEKYFVINMTERNLLQDRRASIVLLRPKPLLRKYLDVSILADGYARIGVMLPYTPLHTLLFSTSLSFLIATSGNLHGQTIVRTNKEAFHHLRGMADLFVVHSREIKIRVEDSVCQVIDNQVQVLRRSRGYVPEAIKIPKPKEMTEELVILAAGAEKKNTFCIIKGDQAIMSQHMGDLDTKEQMEVWKEGVHHMLQLLGTNPSITAYDPHPRYQITQEFREANQGKTCFPVYHHHAHMAACMAEHGLEHPVIGCILDGTGYGRDGGLWGFEILTGDYVDFQRICSLQELPLPGGEAAIRQPWIQAVSLFYEGMQDFDSTKCWAEQQFPMFKEKLSLVLAQLQGKVTTLRTTSAGRLFDGVSAMLGICLQSSYEGEAAILLGEKAENSIHTKGDEGYYSFELKERQLFIRSIVREVLIDIDKRTPHATIARKFHHTVAHMVCAGAKLAREEKGYPDVVLSGGVWHNRYLLSYTKGLLEQEGFKVYIPQVVPAGDGGIALGQAVCALWRWQRDVSIGTRQDS encoded by the coding sequence ATGGATCAATTGGCTCGTGGATCGACAAGTACAGTTCATGAAAAAGAACGAAGAAGAGTGGAGGTCAGCGGAATCGTACAAGGAGTAGGTTTCCGTCCCTTTGTTTTTCGATTGGCCCATGCTTATCATTTGAAAGGATACGTGCGAAATGATACCGGAGCGGTCACAATAGAAGTAGAGGGCTGGACACATCAGCTTGATCAATTTATGCAATCCTTGCAATACGAAACAAAAGAGCCAGCTCGTATTGATACCTTAAGTCATGTGACTTTAGCTCCTGTCGGATATCAGCAGTTTAGTATTTGTGAAAGCAAGCAAGGTGGGTTAGCGTTCCCTCCATTTCCAGCCGATCTAGCGGTTTGCCAGTCTTGCTTATCGGAGATTCTGAATCCCCAGCATCGATTATTCCACTATCCCTTTACCAGCTGCACTCATTGTGGTCCCCGATATTCTATCATTCATCATCTTCCCTATGATCGAAAAGATACAACGATGCATGCATTTAAGCTCTGTCCTTCCTGTGAACGGGACTATACAGATCCTAATGAACGACGCTTTCATGCTCAAACTTTATGCTGCCCGGATTGTGGTCCCCTTGTACAAGTGAGGATCTATGAGCATACACCCATAGAAGGAGACTGGATAAGGATTGCTCAACAATCTCTCTTACGTGGAGAGATTATGGCTGTAAAAGGCATAGGTGGCTTTCACCTCCTTTGCGATGCGACACAACCTGAGGCTATCAAAAAATTGAGGGTACGAAAACATCGAGTTCGCAAGCCTTTTGCCCTTATGGTGAGGAATCTTGCAACCTTAGAGAAGTATTTTGTGATTAACATGACGGAGCGAAATCTCCTGCAAGACCGAAGGGCTTCTATTGTTCTGCTCAGACCCAAACCTTTGTTGAGAAAGTACCTTGATGTTTCGATTCTAGCTGATGGCTATGCTCGTATAGGAGTAATGCTTCCTTATACGCCATTACATACCTTATTGTTTTCAACTTCTTTATCTTTTCTTATTGCGACCAGTGGCAATTTGCATGGGCAAACCATTGTAAGAACCAATAAAGAAGCATTTCATCACCTACGAGGGATGGCTGATCTCTTTGTAGTCCATTCTAGAGAAATCAAAATTCGAGTGGAGGATTCCGTATGTCAAGTTATAGATAATCAGGTACAAGTCCTTCGTCGCTCACGGGGCTATGTACCAGAAGCTATTAAGATACCAAAACCTAAGGAAATGACGGAAGAACTAGTAATACTGGCGGCTGGCGCGGAGAAGAAAAATACTTTTTGTATCATCAAAGGCGACCAAGCAATAATGAGCCAACACATGGGAGATCTAGATACCAAGGAACAAATGGAAGTATGGAAAGAAGGCGTTCATCATATGCTTCAGCTTTTGGGCACGAATCCTTCGATCACGGCCTACGATCCACATCCACGTTACCAAATAACCCAAGAATTTCGCGAAGCCAATCAGGGGAAAACTTGTTTTCCTGTGTATCATCATCACGCCCACATGGCCGCTTGTATGGCAGAACATGGGTTGGAACATCCAGTCATCGGGTGTATTTTGGATGGAACAGGGTATGGAAGAGATGGGGGCTTATGGGGATTCGAAATCTTGACAGGGGACTATGTGGATTTTCAGCGGATCTGTTCCTTACAGGAATTACCCCTGCCTGGTGGGGAAGCGGCTATACGGCAACCATGGATTCAAGCGGTTTCTCTCTTTTACGAAGGTATGCAGGATTTTGATAGCACGAAGTGTTGGGCGGAACAGCAATTCCCGATGTTCAAAGAGAAGCTTTCCCTCGTATTAGCTCAATTACAAGGCAAGGTAACAACGTTACGCACAACGAGTGCGGGACGATTGTTTGATGGAGTTTCTGCGATGCTCGGCATATGCCTTCAGAGTTCTTATGAAGGGGAGGCTGCCATTTTACTAGGAGAAAAAGCCGAAAACTCGATCCACACCAAGGGAGACGAAGGGTATTATTCTTTTGAGTTAAAGGAAAGACAGTTGTTCATTCGCTCGATAGTTAGAGAAGTTCTGATAGACATCGATAAGAGGACCCCTCATGCTACGATTGCCCGAAAATTTCATCATACGGTGGCACACATGGTGTGTGCGGGAGCGAAGCTGGCCCGAGAAGAAAAGGGTTATCCTGACGTTGTTTTGAGTGGTGGGGTCTGGCATAATCGATATCTCCTTTCTTATACAAAGGGTTTACTAGAACAGGAAGGGTTTAAGGTCTATATCCCTCAGGTTGTTCCCGCAGGAGATGGTGGGATTGCCCTGGGGCAAGCGGTTTGCGCGTTATGGAGGTGGCAGCGAGATGTGTCTATCGGTACCCGCCAAGATTCTTGA
- a CDS encoding sulfurtransferase has product MLALILGILTNTLLFTLYRRYVPVGNVPCIDRDQIVPREDVLLLDVRDYNIATMHPVKGVLQLPYAYLKRHYGEIERKDIIIVTSDQLLLNLSVRFLRGKGFSIVGCFKAEGENTFLADRKECRAL; this is encoded by the coding sequence ATGCTTGCCTTAATCCTAGGGATCTTAACTAACACTTTGTTGTTCACTCTTTACCGGAGATATGTTCCGGTAGGGAATGTACCATGTATAGATAGGGATCAAATCGTCCCGAGAGAAGATGTATTGTTGTTAGATGTGAGGGACTACAACATTGCGACGATGCACCCTGTAAAAGGGGTGTTACAACTTCCTTACGCCTATCTAAAGCGACACTATGGAGAAATTGAACGTAAGGATATCATTATTGTGACAAGTGACCAGCTGTTGCTCAATCTGAGTGTTCGATTCCTAAGGGGAAAGGGGTTTTCTATTGTGGGATGTTTTAAGGCAGAGGGAGAGAACACCTTCCTTGCAGATAGAAAGGAATGCAGGGCGTTGTAA
- a CDS encoding hydrogenase maturation nickel metallochaperone HypA translates to MHEFSLASGIVTIVEEMALKEGWNRIENVKLVVGSSRMVHVESLQFAFSLLIKESMLNGASLEIEERIGYDFYIDYMEGE, encoded by the coding sequence ATGCATGAATTCAGTTTAGCGAGTGGCATTGTAACCATTGTCGAGGAGATGGCACTAAAAGAGGGTTGGAATAGAATTGAAAATGTAAAATTGGTTGTGGGCTCTAGTCGGATGGTTCATGTGGAGTCTTTACAGTTCGCTTTTAGTCTTTTGATAAAGGAATCCATGTTGAATGGTGCGTCTCTAGAAATAGAAGAAAGGATAGGATATGACTTCTATATTGACTATATGGAAGGAGAATAG
- a CDS encoding IDEAL domain-containing protein translates to MQAPCFIFETLDKERVVLYCESHFETLPYKKSLEFLIDLALHTRDKEWFDELAYKLNFESQP, encoded by the coding sequence ATGCAAGCCCCATGCTTTATATTTGAAACTCTGGATAAAGAACGAGTGGTCCTTTATTGTGAAAGTCACTTTGAAACCTTACCATATAAAAAAAGTTTAGAATTCTTAATCGATTTAGCCTTACATACTCGTGATAAGGAATGGTTTGACGAATTAGCTTATAAATTAAACTTTGAATCCCAACCATAA
- a CDS encoding response regulator: MDARILIVDDDPVCRRMLTQIIEDHDIGVVIGTVEDGSKALRMVKEENPDIVLMDLLMPELDGIETMKELRDRNYEGKVVMLSQVVNKDMVGEAYQMGVEFYIHKPINKIEVLNVMNKVKEYVHLQRSLWTIKNSLNGLDHFQPKRIVSAKTHSIREVVVSLLSDLGIVGESGSEEIISIMEYLVQTKCSNFPPLKELYESLATRSKAEPSEVIREGKAIEQRLRRVVLASLNHLASLGLTDYAHPKFEHYAVRYFDFHDVRLEMMKIEKSEERGKSKVNIKKFLHVLYLDTLDKLVEQ; encoded by the coding sequence ATGGACGCTCGTATTCTGATTGTTGATGATGATCCGGTGTGTCGCAGGATGCTTACCCAGATTATAGAGGACCATGACATAGGCGTTGTAATCGGAACAGTTGAAGATGGGTCAAAGGCCTTAAGAATGGTGAAAGAAGAAAATCCGGACATTGTTCTGATGGATCTTCTCATGCCTGAACTTGACGGGATAGAAACCATGAAGGAACTAAGGGATAGGAATTACGAGGGAAAAGTCGTCATGCTGTCTCAAGTTGTTAATAAGGATATGGTGGGTGAAGCGTATCAAATGGGGGTGGAATTCTACATTCACAAGCCGATTAATAAGATTGAGGTTTTAAACGTAATGAATAAAGTGAAAGAATATGTACACCTCCAACGTTCATTATGGACAATTAAAAATTCGCTGAATGGATTAGATCATTTCCAGCCTAAGCGCATCGTCAGTGCCAAGACTCATTCAATACGTGAAGTCGTGGTTTCCTTATTAAGCGACTTGGGAATCGTAGGGGAGAGCGGCAGTGAGGAGATCATTAGCATAATGGAGTACCTCGTGCAAACGAAGTGTTCAAACTTTCCTCCTTTAAAAGAATTATACGAATCGCTAGCAACCAGATCCAAAGCCGAACCCTCAGAGGTCATTCGGGAAGGCAAGGCCATCGAGCAGCGACTTCGCCGGGTGGTTTTGGCTTCTTTGAATCATCTTGCATCGCTCGGGTTGACTGACTATGCTCACCCAAAATTTGAACATTACGCTGTCCGTTACTTTGATTTTCACGATGTCAGACTCGAAATGATGAAAATTGAAAAATCAGAAGAACGAGGGAAAAGCAAGGTCAACATTAAGAAGTTCTTGCATGTTTTGTATCTAGATACGTTAGATAAGTTAGTGGAACAATAG
- a CDS encoding thioredoxin domain-containing protein, protein MGKKKTNKKPNAKQSPPSQRVMGWTLVVILLVCVGAIFYKAASGPQTGQVVNDEVFEYDQQPALGSNDAPVKMVGFADFKCPSCKAFDEEILPLIKKDFIDNGTVQYYFVNYPIISPNGDSTTAALAAEAIYNQNPEEFWKFHDAVFTNQKDERQSWATPEYLIQVAQEAKLAIDFDLLKKDIEEKTYADQVKLDTSIGNKAGIRGTPTIFINGKELSIHETFDYEAIKSAILQAKDNTP, encoded by the coding sequence ATGGGAAAGAAAAAGACGAATAAAAAACCTAACGCTAAACAATCACCTCCCTCACAACGAGTGATGGGCTGGACCCTGGTTGTTATCCTATTGGTATGTGTCGGAGCTATTTTTTACAAGGCTGCTTCCGGTCCACAGACGGGGCAAGTTGTGAATGACGAGGTCTTTGAGTATGACCAGCAACCCGCACTCGGTTCGAACGACGCTCCAGTAAAAATGGTTGGCTTCGCCGACTTTAAGTGCCCATCGTGCAAGGCCTTTGACGAGGAAATTCTCCCCCTCATCAAAAAGGACTTTATCGACAATGGAACCGTTCAATATTATTTCGTAAACTATCCGATTATTAGCCCTAATGGTGACTCCACAACAGCTGCTCTGGCGGCAGAGGCCATTTACAACCAAAATCCAGAGGAGTTTTGGAAGTTTCATGATGCTGTCTTCACGAACCAGAAAGATGAGAGGCAATCCTGGGCTACGCCAGAGTACCTCATCCAAGTTGCTCAGGAGGCAAAGTTAGCTATCGATTTTGATCTACTTAAGAAGGACATCGAAGAAAAGACCTATGCGGATCAAGTCAAATTAGATACTTCCATTGGAAATAAGGCTGGTATACGAGGAACACCGACTATTTTTATTAATGGTAAGGAACTGTCCATCCACGAGACCTTCGATTACGAAGCCATCAAAAGTGCCATTTTACAGGCTAAAGACAATACTCCATGA
- a CDS encoding RidA family protein codes for MHSKHREIINPSTIHDPFGYTHVVIPKGKKIVYLSGQVAWDRDLQVIDIGDLAKQTDMVYQNIQHALNEVGATWDHIAKTTIYTTQPHEYAIIGAATAKFFGDAPPPAQTIIGVTGLALPEFLIEIEATVVMDE; via the coding sequence ATGCACAGTAAACACAGAGAAATTATTAACCCTAGTACCATTCATGATCCGTTTGGTTATACCCATGTCGTCATTCCGAAAGGAAAAAAGATTGTTTATTTGTCTGGACAAGTCGCTTGGGATAGAGATTTACAAGTCATTGATATTGGCGATCTTGCCAAGCAGACTGACATGGTTTACCAAAATATTCAACATGCATTGAACGAAGTGGGAGCTACTTGGGATCACATTGCAAAGACCACGATTTATACCACTCAACCTCACGAATATGCCATCATCGGTGCAGCAACAGCAAAGTTTTTTGGAGACGCACCTCCCCCTGCTCAAACCATTATTGGTGTAACCGGTCTAGCATTACCTGAATTTTTAATTGAAATTGAAGCTACTGTCGTGATGGACGAGTAA
- the hypB gene encoding hydrogenase nickel incorporation protein HypB translates to MKKVAIQRDVLWDNKLKADENREKFNQYSILTINLMSSPGSGKTTFLERTIESLQDKLRIGVIEGDVATSLDAERIASLGTKVIQINTHGACHLNSNMIGSVLPHFQLQELDCLLIENVGNLVCPAEFDLGEHLRITILSTTEGTDKVLKYPTVFQCADVVILNKIDLLPYVPFHLESFCQTLREMNPKVQLFLVSALRGEGMDTWINWLVDRQVQFMKKNEEEWRSAESYKE, encoded by the coding sequence ATGAAAAAGGTCGCCATCCAAAGGGATGTCTTATGGGATAACAAACTCAAGGCAGACGAAAATCGAGAGAAATTTAATCAATATTCTATCTTAACCATCAACCTAATGAGTTCACCTGGTTCTGGGAAAACGACATTTCTTGAGAGAACGATAGAAAGTCTTCAAGATAAGTTGAGAATAGGTGTAATAGAAGGAGACGTAGCGACTTCGCTTGATGCGGAAAGAATTGCATCCCTTGGGACGAAGGTTATTCAGATTAATACCCATGGTGCATGTCACCTCAATTCCAACATGATTGGTTCTGTTTTACCTCACTTTCAACTTCAGGAGCTAGACTGTCTCCTCATTGAAAATGTAGGAAATTTAGTCTGCCCAGCCGAGTTTGATCTAGGAGAACATCTTCGTATTACGATTTTGAGTACAACAGAAGGGACAGATAAAGTCCTGAAGTATCCTACCGTATTTCAGTGTGCGGATGTGGTGATTCTCAATAAAATAGATCTTCTTCCCTATGTTCCTTTTCATCTTGAGTCCTTCTGCCAAACCCTAAGAGAAATGAATCCTAAAGTACAACTTTTTCTCGTATCGGCATTGAGGGGGGAGGGAATGGATACATGGATCAATTGGCTCGTGGATCGACAAGTACAGTTCATGAAAAAGAACGAAGAAGAGTGGAGGTCAGCGGAATCGTACAAGGAGTAG